From Uloborus diversus isolate 005 chromosome 8, Udiv.v.3.1, whole genome shotgun sequence, a single genomic window includes:
- the LOC129228083 gene encoding uncharacterized protein LOC129228083 has product MPVQLIGKVSPYTGKLLFELLNNLKNYGIGRVVVRNSYRQFPEISFYVIRKVVPMRETIGPGPDELVYGNVWVDEVYRGRKLEGLKLLQDPTYLPDFHLIPREEEGKYLNYKPQDITKILPKYGELPPVLAALEKAKNPNSNETPKMELVYQNLSEQFAYKIAEDGMVPDHKLKVKLPDWFRVGIKDPSQK; this is encoded by the exons aTGCCAGTTCAATTAATTGGAAAAGTTAGTCCTTATACTGGAAAATTGTTATTTGAATTActtaacaatttgaaaaattatggaATAGGACGAGTGGTTGTAAGAAATAGCTATCGACAGTTTCCAGAAATATCATTTTATGTCATTAGGAAAGTTGTACCGATGAGAGAAACAATTGGTCCCGGACCTGAT GAACTGGTATATGGAAATGTGTGGGTAGATGAAGTTTATCGTG GCAGAAAATTGGAAGGTCTGAAACTGTTACAGGATCCAACATATTTACCAGACTTTCACTTAATTCCCAGAGAAGAAGAGGGCAAATATCTAAATTATAAACCTCAGgatattacaaaaatattaccCAAATATGGTGAACTACCACCTGTGCTTGCAGCATTAGAAAAGGCAAAGAACCCAAACAGCAATGAAACTCCGAAAATGGAATTAGTGTATCAAAACTTATCCGAACAATTTGCTTACAAAATTGCAGAAGATGGTATGGTTCCTGATCACAAATTAAAAGTGAAACTTCCAGACTGGTTTAGAGTTGGTATTAAAGATCCTTctcagaaatga